The following coding sequences are from one Paenibacillus sp. JDR-2 window:
- a CDS encoding ABC transporter substrate-binding protein has protein sequence MFNRANKKALPIIVGSLLVVAILIAFSTMYGQTPKPVKSPADSNIARTQEDTEAKPKPAAGSDTDRLVMVFPAGNVPKDLNLVEDKINDYLMKKINATVDIRTIDMGSWWDKTGLMFASGEQMDIVFTAGWMRFGDEIAKGRYLPLDELLDKYGSGIRKILDPSILEASKVNGKLYGIVTNKEFASSKGLVLRQDLVDKYDIDLSQVKTLADFGPIFEKIKQDEPELAPLQARADRSPLTFMMQYGIFDMLGEGPGVLRREGQSTKVLSMAETPEFMAYAKLLYEWNRKGYLNADATTSKDNEYDAVKAGNAFAYAESLKPGFEIQASRDTGYPMISVELTKPYTTTADTTSAMFAITRNAKHPEKSMLLLNLLYTDPYLLNLLDWGIEGIHYVKKSDNVIGYPPGVDAKTVGYNLNQPWMFGNQLNSYLWENENPGLWEEYRSYNEQADKSKALGFVFNPERVKAEIAASILVEKEFMPAFNTGAQDPEKIIPMYVSKLKAAGADKVVREKQRQLDLWLANH, from the coding sequence ATGTTCAATAGAGCTAACAAGAAAGCGCTTCCAATAATTGTGGGATCGCTGCTCGTCGTTGCTATTCTAATCGCTTTCTCGACGATGTACGGACAAACGCCCAAGCCGGTCAAATCACCGGCCGATTCGAATATAGCCCGGACCCAAGAAGATACGGAAGCCAAACCGAAACCGGCAGCCGGCAGCGATACCGACCGGCTGGTTATGGTTTTCCCCGCGGGTAATGTGCCGAAGGATCTTAACCTTGTTGAGGATAAAATAAACGACTACCTCATGAAGAAAATTAACGCAACCGTGGATATCCGCACGATCGACATGGGCTCCTGGTGGGATAAGACGGGGCTGATGTTCGCATCGGGCGAGCAGATGGACATTGTTTTTACGGCAGGCTGGATGCGTTTCGGAGACGAGATTGCGAAGGGGCGCTATCTTCCGCTGGATGAATTGCTGGACAAATACGGATCGGGTATCCGCAAGATTCTGGATCCTTCCATTCTGGAGGCCAGCAAAGTAAACGGCAAGCTGTACGGCATTGTGACCAACAAGGAGTTTGCCTCCAGCAAAGGGCTTGTGCTCCGTCAGGATCTGGTCGACAAGTACGATATCGATCTGTCGCAGGTCAAGACATTGGCCGATTTTGGCCCAATCTTCGAGAAGATCAAGCAGGATGAACCGGAGCTGGCTCCGCTGCAGGCAAGGGCAGACCGCAGTCCGCTTACGTTTATGATGCAATACGGCATTTTCGACATGCTGGGAGAAGGTCCGGGCGTTCTGCGCCGTGAAGGGCAGTCGACAAAGGTGCTAAGTATGGCGGAGACTCCTGAATTTATGGCTTATGCCAAGCTGCTCTACGAGTGGAACCGGAAGGGATACCTTAATGCGGATGCCACAACGTCGAAGGATAACGAATATGACGCGGTAAAAGCCGGCAACGCCTTTGCTTATGCGGAATCGCTGAAGCCGGGTTTTGAGATCCAGGCGTCCAGGGATACCGGATATCCGATGATAAGCGTGGAACTGACGAAGCCCTATACCACTACGGCGGATACAACAAGCGCGATGTTTGCGATCACCCGCAATGCGAAGCATCCGGAGAAATCGATGCTGCTGCTTAATCTCCTATACACCGATCCTTATTTGCTGAACCTGCTGGATTGGGGCATCGAGGGGATTCATTATGTCAAGAAATCCGACAACGTCATTGGGTACCCGCCCGGCGTTGACGCGAAGACGGTTGGCTACAATCTGAACCAGCCGTGGATGTTTGGCAATCAATTGAATTCCTATCTGTGGGAAAACGAGAACCCGGGATTATGGGAGGAATACCGCAGCTATAACGAGCAGGCGGATAAGTCGAAGGCGCTGGGCTTTGTTTTTAACCCGGAGCGGGTGAAGGCGGAGATTGCGGCTTCGATTCTGGTCGAGAAGGAATTTATGCCGGCCTTTAATACCGGTGCGCAGGACCCGGAGAAAATCATTCCGATGTACGTAAGCAAGCTGAAGGCGGCGGGAGCCGATAAGGTTGTCCGGGAGAAGCAGCGCCAGCTTGATCTATGGCTTGCGAATCACTAG